Proteins from a single region of Cherax quadricarinatus isolate ZL_2023a chromosome 89, ASM3850222v1, whole genome shotgun sequence:
- the LOC128697296 gene encoding phosphatidylserine lipase ABHD16A isoform X2 produces the protein MTRLWSCMMGPRLYKIYGDFPRLQSEVYVPNALEKIGNKIIQGLNILYNIGLYTSPFLATSLYRWEQFTYISAVKCSTGLGLLLIVAMVFRGFGRRLNPVYMSFLKILAKAQQNSPTDKVMEPLRKYEFDFSAWPINFDWTETERYERKPRVYVDRGLTRRKGGIINQIATMPCQIIAWIVTILIGKKMIYPGSIQLLQIAVDQYLLQGREKLIQEQGGLRNKVTTRDGNSIDTMLVDRRGKKQYPNGKTLVVCCEGNAGFYEVGIMSTPLEAGFSVLGWNHPGFASSTGTPYPSQEQNAVDAVMQFAIHGLGFREEDIIIYGWSIGGYTSTWAAMNYPQIRGLILDATFDDILPLALPRMPACMGSIVTAAIRNHMNLNPGDQLSLYYGPVTLIRRTKDEIITTDETQLRCNRSNDLLMKLMRTRYPELLCTQSIEVLAQWMSEEPALQGAIMSECGVDNDLCSTLLATYITEQGESHPLMIGEDMTDSDKSKLLLYLASKYLVDYNSPHNNPLEPCYFRKPWKPLSDSSYVQVD, from the exons CTTAACATCTTGTACAACATCGGGCTGTACACGTCGCCCTTCCTTGCAACATCTCTGTATCGCTGGGAGCAGTTCACTTACATCTCTGCAGTAAAA TGCAGCACAGGTTTGGGGTTGCTGTTGATCGTGGCTATGGTCTTCAGAGGCTTTGGCCGTCGTCTAAACCCCGTGTACATGTCTTTCTTGAAGATCTTGGCAAAGGCTCAACAAAACAGTCCAACAGATAAGGTGATG GAGCCACTGCGAAAGTACGAGTTTGATTTCTCAGCTTGGCCCATTAACTTCGACTGGACTGAGACAGAACG GTATGAGCGCAAACCACGTGTTTATGTGGACAGAGGTCTGACACGTAGAAAGGGCGGGATTATCAACCAAATTGCAACGATGCCTTGCCAGATAATAGCTTGGATTGTCACCATCCTTATTGGCAAGAAAATGATTTACCCTGGCTCTATACAGCTGTTGCAGATTGCTGTTG ATCAGTATCTCCTCCAAGGAAGAGAGAAATTAATACAAGAACAAGGAGGACTTCGCAACAAAGTCACTACTCGAGATGGAAACAGCATTGATACAATGCTCGTGGATAGACGAGGAAA AAAGCAGTATCCAAATGGAAAGACCTTGGTGGTGTGCTGTGAAGGAAATGCTGGCTTCTATGAAGTTGGAATTATGTCGACACCATTAGAAGCCGGGTTCTCAGTGCTAGGATGGAACCATCCAGGATTTGCTTCCAGCACA GGAACACCATACCCAAGTCAAGAACAGAATGCAGTAGATGCAGTGATGCAATTTGCAATTCACGGCTTAGGCTTCAGAGAAGAGGACATCATTATTTACGGCTGGAGTATTGGTGGATACACCAGCACCTGGGCAGCCATGAATTATCCACAG ATACGTGGGCTGATCCTGGATGCCACTTTTGATGACATCCTTCCACTGGCTCTACCTCGGATGCCAGCGTGCATGGGCAGCATTGTCACTGCTGCTATTCGCAATCACATGAATCTCAACCCGGGCGATCAGTTATCTCTCTACTATGGTCCCGTCACTCTTATTCGGCGTACTAAGGATGAAATAATCACCACAGA TGAGACTCAGCTGCGATGCAACCGTAGCAACGATCTGTTAATGAAATTAATGCGTACCAGATATCCAGAGTTGTTGTGCACCCAGTCCATAGAGGTGCTTGCTCAATGGATGTCAGAAGAACCTGCACTCCAAG GAGCCATCATGAGTGAATGTGGGGTGGATAATGACTTGTGCTCGACACTTCTGGCAACATACATCACAGAACAAGGTGAATCCCACCCGTTAATGATTGGAGAAGATATGACAGACAGTGACAAGAGCAAATTACTTCTATATCTT GCTAGCAAGTACCTGGTGGATTACAACAGTCCTCATAACAACCCTCTCGAGCCGTGCTATTTCCGTAAACCCTGGAAGCCGCTGAGTGATTCCTCATACGTCCAG
- the LOC128697296 gene encoding phosphatidylserine lipase ABHD16A isoform X1, which translates to MTRLWSCMMGPRLYKIYGDFPRLQSEVYVPNALEKIGNKIIQGLNILYNIGLYTSPFLATSLYRWEQFTYISAVKCSTGLGLLLIVAMVFRGFGRRLNPVYMSFLKILAKAQQNSPTDKVMEPLRKYEFDFSAWPINFDWTETERYERKPRVYVDRGLTRRKGGIINQIATMPCQIIAWIVTILIGKKMIYPGSIQLLQIAVDQYLLQGREKLIQEQGGLRNKVTTRDGNSIDTMLVDRRGKKQYPNGKTLVVCCEGNAGFYEVGIMSTPLEAGFSVLGWNHPGFASSTGTPYPSQEQNAVDAVMQFAIHGLGFREEDIIIYGWSIGGYTSTWAAMNYPQIRGLILDATFDDILPLALPRMPACMGSIVTAAIRNHMNLNPGDQLSLYYGPVTLIRRTKDEIITTDETQLRCNRSNDLLMKLMRTRYPELLCTQSIEVLAQWMSEEPALQGAIMSECGVDNDLCSTLLATYITEQGESHPLMIGEDMTDSDKSKLLLYLASKYLVDYNSPHNNPLEPCYFRKPWKPLSDSSYVQHTVEPQKSNCSQLNQLCKCIFVSAFISVFLRV; encoded by the exons CTTAACATCTTGTACAACATCGGGCTGTACACGTCGCCCTTCCTTGCAACATCTCTGTATCGCTGGGAGCAGTTCACTTACATCTCTGCAGTAAAA TGCAGCACAGGTTTGGGGTTGCTGTTGATCGTGGCTATGGTCTTCAGAGGCTTTGGCCGTCGTCTAAACCCCGTGTACATGTCTTTCTTGAAGATCTTGGCAAAGGCTCAACAAAACAGTCCAACAGATAAGGTGATG GAGCCACTGCGAAAGTACGAGTTTGATTTCTCAGCTTGGCCCATTAACTTCGACTGGACTGAGACAGAACG GTATGAGCGCAAACCACGTGTTTATGTGGACAGAGGTCTGACACGTAGAAAGGGCGGGATTATCAACCAAATTGCAACGATGCCTTGCCAGATAATAGCTTGGATTGTCACCATCCTTATTGGCAAGAAAATGATTTACCCTGGCTCTATACAGCTGTTGCAGATTGCTGTTG ATCAGTATCTCCTCCAAGGAAGAGAGAAATTAATACAAGAACAAGGAGGACTTCGCAACAAAGTCACTACTCGAGATGGAAACAGCATTGATACAATGCTCGTGGATAGACGAGGAAA AAAGCAGTATCCAAATGGAAAGACCTTGGTGGTGTGCTGTGAAGGAAATGCTGGCTTCTATGAAGTTGGAATTATGTCGACACCATTAGAAGCCGGGTTCTCAGTGCTAGGATGGAACCATCCAGGATTTGCTTCCAGCACA GGAACACCATACCCAAGTCAAGAACAGAATGCAGTAGATGCAGTGATGCAATTTGCAATTCACGGCTTAGGCTTCAGAGAAGAGGACATCATTATTTACGGCTGGAGTATTGGTGGATACACCAGCACCTGGGCAGCCATGAATTATCCACAG ATACGTGGGCTGATCCTGGATGCCACTTTTGATGACATCCTTCCACTGGCTCTACCTCGGATGCCAGCGTGCATGGGCAGCATTGTCACTGCTGCTATTCGCAATCACATGAATCTCAACCCGGGCGATCAGTTATCTCTCTACTATGGTCCCGTCACTCTTATTCGGCGTACTAAGGATGAAATAATCACCACAGA TGAGACTCAGCTGCGATGCAACCGTAGCAACGATCTGTTAATGAAATTAATGCGTACCAGATATCCAGAGTTGTTGTGCACCCAGTCCATAGAGGTGCTTGCTCAATGGATGTCAGAAGAACCTGCACTCCAAG GAGCCATCATGAGTGAATGTGGGGTGGATAATGACTTGTGCTCGACACTTCTGGCAACATACATCACAGAACAAGGTGAATCCCACCCGTTAATGATTGGAGAAGATATGACAGACAGTGACAAGAGCAAATTACTTCTATATCTT GCTAGCAAGTACCTGGTGGATTACAACAGTCCTCATAACAACCCTCTCGAGCCGTGCTATTTCCGTAAACCCTGGAAGCCGCTGAGTGATTCCTCATACGTCCAG catacagtggaacctcaaaaatcgaactgctcccaactcaaccaattatgtaagtgtatttttgtaagtgcttttataagtgtatttttgagggtctga